In Limisalsivibrio acetivorans, one genomic interval encodes:
- a CDS encoding sigma-70 family RNA polymerase sigma factor codes for MINDETLPKTALDEPVVAEEVKSDYNSDDLEVFKIYLNEISRYPVLTREEEVELAKGIENLDERSKEMMIKCNLRLVVSIAKKYINRGMTLVDLVEEGNIGLLKAVEKFDYTKGFKFSTYATWWIRQAIERAIINQCRMVRIPVHMSENISKVLKMQAELQQKIGREPTILELSTACKMSLSTLKKVFDAIKQDTSLDMPVGGDESSTLHEFIADDEKYLDPYMKIESESKKDTILKWLTYLSENEKVIIIRRYGLGGNDPETLEAIGNDLGITRERVRQIEKRVLSKLRNLLKTKNITLEELL; via the coding sequence ATGATTAACGATGAAACTTTACCAAAAACCGCACTTGATGAACCGGTCGTTGCCGAAGAGGTAAAAAGCGACTACAACTCTGATGATCTTGAAGTTTTTAAGATCTATCTGAATGAGATCTCCCGCTATCCTGTACTCACGAGAGAGGAAGAGGTGGAACTCGCAAAGGGGATTGAAAACCTTGATGAACGCTCGAAAGAGATGATGATCAAGTGTAATCTCCGCCTTGTGGTATCCATCGCTAAAAAGTACATCAACAGAGGCATGACCCTCGTTGACCTCGTGGAAGAAGGGAACATCGGGCTTCTCAAGGCTGTGGAAAAGTTTGACTACACCAAAGGATTCAAATTCAGCACCTATGCCACATGGTGGATTCGCCAGGCGATCGAAAGGGCGATCATAAACCAGTGCCGTATGGTACGTATCCCCGTACATATGTCTGAAAACATCAGCAAGGTTCTCAAGATGCAGGCAGAACTTCAGCAGAAGATCGGCAGAGAACCCACTATCCTCGAGCTCTCCACTGCATGCAAGATGTCTCTTTCAACGCTCAAGAAGGTTTTCGATGCGATTAAGCAGGATACCTCCCTTGATATGCCCGTTGGCGGCGACGAAAGCAGCACGCTCCACGAATTCATCGCTGATGATGAAAAATATCTCGACCCATATATGAAGATAGAGTCCGAAAGCAAGAAGGACACTATCCTTAAATGGCTTACATACCTATCAGAAAATGAGAAGGTGATAATCATCCGTCGCTACGGACTCGGCGGAAACGACCCCGAAACCCTTGAGGCCATTGGAAACGATCTCGGCATTACAAGGGAACGTGTTCGTCAGATAGAGAAAAGGGTACTCAGTAAACTGCGTAACCTTCTCAAAACAAAGAATATCACCCTTGAGGAGCTTCTGTGA
- a CDS encoding TIGR00725 family protein, translating to MIVRTICVIGAADTDALAGSASATQKESPSVCGSDSVLAEAAYKVGALAAERGFAVLTGGRTGIMEYASKGARENGGITVGVIPGYKREEANPFCDIVIPTGLGHARNALVVSSGDIVVSIGGGMGTLSEIAIALKMDKNLISLHSPYAHSANFTDPSGFFNHFIHQMESL from the coding sequence ATGATCGTGAGAACGATTTGCGTCATAGGAGCTGCTGATACTGATGCTTTAGCCGGGTCTGCCTCTGCAACCCAGAAGGAAAGTCCTTCTGTTTGCGGGTCTGATTCAGTTTTAGCAGAGGCCGCCTACAAGGTTGGTGCCTTGGCAGCCGAAAGGGGCTTTGCAGTTCTCACAGGCGGACGCACAGGCATCATGGAGTATGCTTCAAAAGGTGCCCGGGAAAACGGCGGTATCACAGTGGGGGTTATCCCCGGCTACAAAAGGGAGGAAGCTAACCCTTTCTGTGACATTGTAATACCCACCGGACTTGGGCACGCCAGAAACGCACTAGTCGTCTCCTCAGGCGACATAGTAGTTTCAATAGGGGGTGGTATGGGAACCCTTTCTGAAATCGCCATCGCTCTCAAGATGGATAAAAACCTTATCAGCTTACACTCGCCCTATGCCCACTCAGCAAACTTCACTGATCCTTCAGGTTTTTTTAATCATTTTATTCACCAAATGGAGTCCTTATGA
- a CDS encoding protein-L-isoaspartate(D-aspartate) O-methyltransferase gives MLNNVKVPEEFIRDIITPACGGDTRVVDAFRRTPRSKFIDEAMCRRPYVDDALPIGYGQTISKPSTVAFMTQALDVTSEHKVLEIGSGSGFQAAILSRLAKTVYTVERIPELYRRAMTIIRRMSITNVRFKIDDGNLGWDENAPYHRIIATAEARNLPSELTAQLADGGKMLIPLNGNIVLVTKEGDSIKKENIAPCSFVDFVCE, from the coding sequence TTGTTGAATAACGTAAAGGTACCCGAAGAGTTCATTAGAGACATTATCACCCCGGCATGCGGCGGCGATACGAGGGTTGTGGACGCCTTCCGCAGAACCCCTAGATCAAAATTTATCGATGAGGCTATGTGCCGAAGGCCCTATGTGGATGATGCACTCCCCATAGGCTACGGCCAGACCATATCAAAGCCTTCCACCGTTGCTTTTATGACCCAGGCTCTCGATGTCACCAGCGAGCACAAGGTATTGGAGATCGGTTCAGGCTCAGGCTTTCAGGCAGCCATACTCAGCAGACTCGCCAAAACAGTCTACACCGTAGAAAGGATACCCGAGCTATACCGCAGGGCGATGACCATCATCCGCCGGATGAGCATCACCAACGTTCGCTTCAAGATAGATGACGGCAACCTGGGCTGGGATGAAAACGCACCCTACCACAGGATCATCGCCACAGCCGAGGCAAGAAACCTCCCCAGCGAACTCACAGCACAGCTGGCAGACGGGGGGAAGATGCTCATTCCCCTCAACGGCAACATAGTCCTCGTAACCAAAGAGGGGGACTCCATTAAAAAAGAAAACATTGCTCCATGTAGTTTCGTGGACTTTGTATGCGAATAA
- the argB gene encoding acetylglutamate kinase, translating to MEELIRKADVLIESLPYIKRFYGKTIVIKYGGHAMVDDELKNGFARDIVLMKYIGIKPVIVHGGGPQIGEMLKKLNIESEFVSGMRVTDTETMNVVEMVLAGKVNKDIVRLINKNGGNAIGLSGKDGNLIRAEKLMMEEGIEYIRTPEIIDLGHVGKVKSINVDVIDNIVDRHIPVIAPVGVSDDYEAYNINADLVAGSIASALKAEKLILLTDVPYVMDKDKNRIATIKLGMVEGMKKDGTLTGGMIPKVDCGADAVRNGVSKAHIIDGRTSHSVLLEMFTDHGIGTQIVE from the coding sequence ATGGAGGAGCTGATCCGCAAAGCGGACGTCCTGATCGAATCCCTGCCCTACATAAAGCGTTTCTACGGCAAAACCATAGTTATCAAATACGGCGGTCACGCCATGGTGGATGATGAACTGAAGAACGGCTTTGCCAGAGATATCGTGCTGATGAAATACATCGGCATCAAGCCCGTTATCGTCCACGGCGGAGGCCCCCAGATAGGGGAAATGCTGAAAAAGCTCAATATAGAGAGCGAGTTTGTCTCCGGTATGCGTGTTACCGACACCGAAACGATGAATGTAGTGGAGATGGTCCTCGCCGGAAAAGTGAACAAGGATATAGTACGCCTTATCAATAAAAACGGCGGCAACGCCATCGGCCTCTCAGGGAAGGACGGCAACCTTATCCGTGCAGAAAAGCTGATGATGGAGGAGGGTATTGAGTATATACGAACACCCGAAATCATCGATCTTGGACATGTGGGGAAAGTTAAGAGCATTAATGTCGATGTAATAGATAACATTGTAGACCGCCACATACCGGTAATCGCCCCTGTGGGTGTCAGTGACGACTATGAGGCGTACAATATAAACGCAGACCTCGTTGCAGGGAGCATAGCCTCCGCACTCAAGGCGGAGAAGCTTATCCTCCTCACCGATGTACCCTACGTTATGGACAAGGACAAGAACCGCATAGCCACCATAAAGCTGGGCATGGTAGAAGGCATGAAGAAGGACGGCACACTCACCGGGGGAATGATTCCCAAGGTGGATTGCGGTGCGGACGCAGTTAGAAACGGTGTGAGTAAGGCACACATTATCGACGGAAGAACATCCCACTCTGTCCTGCTGGAGATGTTCACCGATCACGGCATAGGAACCCAGATTGTTGAATAA
- the nikR gene encoding nickel-responsive transcriptional regulator NikR, with protein MAELVRFGVSIEKELLDEFDEKIRQEGYDTRSKAVSDLFKEFVIEKEFSTGGRIAGAITILYDHHNKDLLSKVMEIQHEVHDAVISIQHIHLDHDNCLEIIAVRGDAEVIKELYTSLKTMKGIKHASINVTGVK; from the coding sequence ATGGCAGAACTTGTACGCTTCGGAGTCTCCATAGAAAAAGAGCTTCTGGATGAATTCGATGAAAAGATCAGACAGGAGGGCTACGACACACGCTCAAAAGCTGTTTCCGACCTGTTCAAGGAATTCGTAATAGAGAAGGAGTTCAGCACAGGCGGCAGGATCGCAGGCGCCATTACCATCCTTTACGACCATCACAACAAGGATCTGCTGTCGAAGGTTATGGAGATTCAGCACGAGGTGCATGATGCTGTAATATCCATCCAGCACATACATCTGGATCATGACAACTGCCTTGAGATTATCGCCGTTCGCGGAGATGCTGAGGTTATCAAGGAGCTTTATACATCCCTCAAAACGATGAAGGGTATAAAGCATGCCAGTATAAATGTAACTGGTGTTAAATAG
- a CDS encoding sensor histidine kinase: MKEPGQKRYLKLQFKITVVMLIMLSIISLVVSGMLTSNIEKKADTIAEDYIKSLPYLVESSLDSYMLMEDKAGVKELVLSLEKDANIMGIHIINSRGDLSCVLAELRHMYDRKYLRMVKKNATFEERFLDLEYDGTRFLSYYKPLENKEKCQSCHDVDEGEYLGALNINIDLTRLTTLLRKEVFEVRTFMIVADIFIFVVLFTMIYILVIRPVSILEKGMQEVADNNLDIRTQISSNDEFGRMSTLFNYMVYSLRKAFSTISSMHKNMLHTDRLMTMGTLTASISHEIKNPLNSIMINADILMMKHPETKPYGDKIMLDAERIRDIIDQTLKFSRVDQDSTACIDVRDFIERITLYVNRTLMKWADIPLELDMDDNLYCIHANPLQLEQVFINILRNAVEAVENSKKPRVRLSAKVKDEMIEFDFEDNGGGIPEETKNRIFTEYYTTKHNGTGLGLTIVKQIVEQSGGTIDFRSEVGKGTVFMLRFPLVCNCTEDSSYLDQS, encoded by the coding sequence ATGAAAGAACCGGGGCAGAAGCGATACCTGAAGCTGCAGTTTAAGATAACTGTGGTTATGCTTATAATGCTTAGCATAATAAGCCTTGTTGTAAGCGGTATGCTGACCAGCAACATTGAAAAGAAGGCGGATACCATTGCGGAGGATTATATCAAGTCCCTCCCGTATCTGGTGGAAAGCTCTTTGGACAGCTATATGCTTATGGAGGACAAGGCGGGTGTTAAGGAGCTTGTGCTCAGCCTGGAGAAGGATGCCAACATTATGGGTATCCACATCATAAACTCCCGGGGGGATCTCTCCTGCGTTCTTGCGGAACTGCGGCATATGTACGACCGCAAGTATCTCCGCATGGTGAAGAAAAACGCCACCTTCGAAGAGAGGTTTCTGGACCTTGAGTACGACGGCACAAGGTTCCTCTCCTATTATAAACCACTTGAAAATAAAGAGAAGTGCCAGTCCTGCCACGATGTGGACGAAGGTGAGTACCTTGGCGCTCTCAATATAAATATTGATCTCACAAGGCTGACAACCCTTCTGCGCAAGGAGGTCTTTGAGGTCAGAACCTTTATGATAGTGGCAGATATATTCATATTTGTCGTCCTTTTTACGATGATCTATATCCTTGTTATCCGCCCCGTGAGCATCCTTGAGAAGGGTATGCAGGAGGTTGCGGACAATAATCTTGATATCAGGACGCAGATAAGCTCCAACGATGAGTTCGGGCGAATGTCCACCCTCTTCAACTATATGGTCTATTCCCTCCGCAAGGCCTTCTCCACCATAAGCTCGATGCACAAAAATATGCTGCATACGGACAGGCTGATGACCATGGGGACGCTCACAGCCTCCATAAGCCATGAGATAAAGAACCCGTTAAACTCGATAATGATAAATGCGGATATTCTCATGATGAAGCATCCGGAAACGAAGCCCTATGGCGACAAGATCATGCTGGATGCAGAGCGTATAAGGGATATTATCGACCAGACCCTTAAGTTTTCCCGGGTGGATCAGGATTCCACTGCCTGTATTGATGTGCGGGACTTCATCGAAAGGATAACCCTTTATGTGAACCGAACCCTTATGAAATGGGCGGATATACCCCTCGAGCTTGATATGGACGATAATCTTTACTGCATACATGCAAACCCTCTCCAGCTTGAGCAGGTCTTTATCAATATCCTGAGAAATGCTGTGGAAGCGGTGGAAAACTCGAAAAAACCGAGAGTTCGCCTTAGTGCCAAGGTTAAGGATGAAATGATTGAGTTCGATTTTGAGGATAACGGCGGCGGCATCCCCGAGGAAACCAAGAACAGGATCTTTACTGAGTACTACACCACCAAGCATAATGGTACCGGGCTAGGGCTTACAATCGTGAAGCAGATCGTTGAGCAGAGCGGCGGAACCATAGATTTCAGATCAGAGGTGGGCAAAGGAACGGTATTCATGCTCCGCTTCCCCCTTGTCTGCAACTGCACCGAAGATAGCTCGTATCTTGATCAGTCTTGA
- a CDS encoding SIR2 family NAD-dependent protein deacylase: MDSIAELQTLLDESGRIIFFTGAGISTESGIPDYRSPGTGLWRNLGAGEGLGIDDFNENPAAFYETFTPLYDVFRNAQPNSGHSFMARMQQTGRLKSVITQNIDGLHARAGSVIVRELHGTLETSSCMKCGMSFATKKVFRWVSDGMNPPLCPSCNGVIKPDVVFFGEELPADTIDNAVKDSMECDLFVVAGSSLAVMPAALMPGYAKSAGAAVVIINNMPTPYDTMAQLVIHNPIGEVISELEAR, translated from the coding sequence ATGGATAGCATAGCTGAACTGCAGACACTGCTTGATGAGTCCGGCAGGATTATTTTCTTCACCGGAGCCGGGATCAGCACAGAGAGCGGTATACCCGATTACCGCTCCCCGGGTACTGGTCTGTGGCGGAATCTGGGCGCAGGCGAGGGGCTTGGGATAGATGATTTCAACGAGAACCCCGCCGCTTTCTATGAGACATTCACACCGCTTTACGATGTTTTCCGCAACGCTCAGCCGAACTCCGGCCACAGCTTTATGGCAAGGATGCAGCAGACGGGGAGACTCAAAAGCGTTATCACCCAGAATATCGACGGTCTGCACGCCAGAGCCGGTTCTGTGATAGTTCGAGAGCTCCATGGAACGCTTGAGACCTCAAGCTGTATGAAATGCGGAATGAGCTTTGCGACCAAAAAGGTCTTCCGCTGGGTGAGTGACGGTATGAACCCTCCGCTCTGCCCCTCCTGCAACGGAGTGATAAAGCCGGATGTGGTCTTCTTCGGCGAGGAGCTCCCCGCCGATACCATTGACAATGCTGTTAAAGACAGCATGGAGTGCGATCTTTTTGTTGTGGCCGGTTCATCCCTTGCGGTTATGCCTGCGGCACTCATGCCAGGATATGCAAAGAGTGCCGGTGCGGCGGTGGTTATTATCAACAATATGCCCACACCCTATGACACCATGGCCCAGCTGGTTATCCACAACCCGATCGGAGAGGTTATCTCCGAACTGGAGGCAAGATAA
- a CDS encoding HIT family protein, with the protein MSETMDRLWAPWRMAYITGIARDEGCIFCTKPLEKNDRDNLILHRGEKAFVIMNLFPYNNGHLMVVPYKHTGVFTDLEDEELLEIMTLTKLSIRVFDNTLGPGGYNTGFNIGKAAGAGIDKHLHFHIVPRWVGDTNFMPAVGETKVISEHITATYDKLLEGFRKETA; encoded by the coding sequence ATGTCAGAAACGATGGACAGGCTCTGGGCTCCCTGGCGCATGGCCTATATAACAGGTATAGCGAGGGATGAGGGGTGCATATTCTGCACAAAGCCCCTTGAGAAGAACGACAGAGACAACCTTATTCTTCACAGAGGTGAGAAAGCCTTTGTTATCATGAACCTTTTTCCTTACAACAACGGCCACCTAATGGTGGTTCCATACAAACATACGGGTGTTTTTACCGACCTTGAAGATGAGGAACTCCTTGAGATAATGACCCTCACAAAGCTGAGTATTAGAGTCTTCGACAATACCCTCGGCCCCGGTGGATACAATACAGGCTTCAATATCGGAAAGGCCGCAGGTGCAGGGATAGACAAACACCTGCATTTCCATATAGTACCCCGCTGGGTGGGGGATACAAACTTCATGCCCGCTGTGGGGGAAACAAAGGTTATTTCAGAACATATTACGGCAACCTACGACAAACTTCTCGAAGGTTTCAGGAAGGAGACAGCTTGA
- a CDS encoding LapA family protein yields the protein MKFIGNLLKIAMVIAIVLFAVMNNQVVSVQYFYETPSREVPLFVVMLVSLCVGIVIASIFYLFDRFKLTSQLRNCRKQLKTAEGEIKRLRNLPLMSDEKEEGGEKK from the coding sequence ATGAAATTTATTGGAAATCTTCTCAAGATAGCTATGGTTATCGCCATTGTGCTTTTCGCAGTGATGAACAATCAGGTGGTTAGCGTACAGTATTTCTATGAGACCCCCTCCAGAGAGGTCCCTCTCTTTGTGGTTATGTTGGTCTCTCTTTGTGTGGGGATTGTGATAGCCTCAATATTCTATCTTTTCGACAGGTTCAAGCTCACCTCCCAGCTGAGGAACTGCAGAAAACAGCTTAAAACAGCCGAAGGGGAGATTAAGCGTCTTCGCAACCTCCCCCTTATGAGCGACGAAAAAGAGGAAGGCGGCGAAAAGAAATGA